In the Burkholderiales bacterium genome, one interval contains:
- a CDS encoding MBL fold metallo-hydrolase, producing MKLQFLGATGTVTGSKYLLTAGRRRILVDCGLFQGLKQLRLRNWERLPVEPRTVDAVVLTHAHIDHSGYLPLFAKNGFRGKVLCSSATRDLCEILLPDAGYLQEEEAEYANRRGFSKHSPALPLYTQEDARRCLPQLVSIGFDKDVDLGGGVALRLHRSGHIVGAAMAELRYRDLKVLFTGDLGRPNDPLMPPPARIARTDTLIVESTYGDRRHDPADPRVLLAEIINRTIGRGGVVLVPVYAVGRAQSLMYYLRDLKTTQAIPDVPVYLNSPMAVDATRIFREHPADHRLTPEQCQAMCSVATVVNTVEESKRLNSAPAPMIVLAASGMATGGRVLHHLKSFAPDPRNTILFVGFQAAGTRGAAMLNGAHSVKIHGEYVPVRAEVRAISNLSAHADSAEILDWLDGFESAPRQTYITHGEPTAADTLRHRIEEGKRWACRVPDYKEIVELN from the coding sequence CTGAAGCTGCAATTCCTCGGTGCTACCGGAACAGTCACTGGGTCGAAGTACCTGCTGACGGCGGGGCGCCGCAGAATCCTGGTGGACTGCGGACTGTTCCAGGGTCTGAAGCAACTGCGGCTGCGCAACTGGGAGCGCCTGCCCGTGGAGCCGCGCACGGTGGATGCCGTCGTCCTGACCCACGCGCACATCGATCACAGCGGCTATCTGCCGCTGTTCGCGAAGAACGGATTTCGCGGCAAGGTCTTGTGCAGCAGCGCCACGAGAGACCTGTGCGAAATCCTGCTGCCCGATGCAGGTTATCTCCAGGAGGAAGAGGCCGAGTACGCCAACCGGCGCGGGTTCTCCAAGCACTCGCCGGCGTTGCCGCTCTACACACAGGAGGATGCGAGACGCTGCCTCCCGCAACTGGTTTCGATCGGTTTCGACAAGGACGTCGACCTGGGCGGCGGAGTGGCGTTGCGGCTGCATCGCTCGGGCCACATCGTCGGCGCTGCGATGGCCGAGCTGCGCTACCGGGATCTGAAGGTGTTGTTCACCGGAGACCTCGGGCGACCGAACGACCCGCTGATGCCCCCGCCGGCGCGCATCGCGAGGACCGATACCCTGATCGTCGAGTCCACGTACGGTGACCGGCGTCACGACCCCGCCGATCCGCGCGTGCTCCTCGCAGAGATCATCAACCGCACGATCGGTCGAGGCGGGGTGGTGCTCGTTCCCGTCTATGCGGTCGGGCGCGCGCAGTCGCTGATGTACTACTTGCGCGACCTGAAGACGACCCAGGCGATTCCCGACGTTCCGGTGTATCTCAACAGCCCGATGGCGGTGGACGCCACACGCATTTTCCGCGAGCATCCGGCGGACCACCGCCTGACGCCGGAACAATGTCAGGCGATGTGCAGCGTGGCAACGGTCGTGAATACGGTGGAGGAGTCGAAGCGCCTGAACTCGGCCCCCGCGCCGATGATCGTGCTCGCGGCCAGCGGAATGGCCACCGGCGGGCGCGTGCTGCACCACCTCAAGTCTTTTGCACCTGACCCGAGAAACACGATCCTGTTCGTCGGGTTCCAGGCTGCCGGCACCCGCGGTGCCGCGATGCTGAACGGTGCGCACAGCGTGAAGATCCACGGCGAATACGTCCCGGTGCGCGCCGAGGTCAGGGCCATCTCCAATCTCTCCGCGCATGCGGATTCTGCGGAGATCCTGGACTGGCTCGACGGATTCGAATCGGCGCCCCGGCAGACCTATATCACCCACGGTGAACCCACCGCCGCGGACACCCTGCGGCACCGGATCGAGGAAGGCAAGCGCTGGGCGTGCCGGGTGCCGGATTACAAGGAGATCGTGGAACTGAATTGA